Proteins encoded together in one Epinephelus lanceolatus isolate andai-2023 chromosome 4, ASM4190304v1, whole genome shotgun sequence window:
- the LOC117260060 gene encoding inositol polyphosphate 5-phosphatase K isoform X2 gives MMEENEKQSDLSVMEGNNDGDSFRLHMVTWNVATADPPDDLTVLLHLNSPKSPDLYVIGLQEVYSGPLRFVSDSVFDDPWSHLFMTTLGPRKYIKVSSIRMQGLLLLFFSKLDHVPFIRDIQATYTRTGIFGYWGNKGGVSIRLSFYGHMLCFLNCHLAAHMKYATERVDEFEYILDTQTFDCKKAPTIVDHRLVFWFGDLNFRIQDHGMHFVRSCINNQTFSLLWSKDQLTMMKKKEQLLQEFEEGPLDFQPTYKFDLNSNTYDSSGKKRKPAWTDRILWRLRPKALPPDEPDDGGVGPDVKKAVHVEEDEEYPLKVRQELYTSNMEYSISDHKPVVSIFTLELRKMIETPLVRLQAEGDWSADIDAMVIYSPLQPFPSSTWDWIGLYKVGFTSVSDYITYTWVKDDEVAFNEEVIQVYVSKEEIPVRGGECVLCYFSSTLQCIIGISDPFKVHESKVASEEGLEPEKINGLNQTVASDDFWN, from the exons ATGATGGAGGAGAATGAGAAGCAGTCAGACCTCAGTGTGATGGAGGGGAACAACGATGGAGACAGCTTCAG GCTTCACATGGTGACGTGGAACGTGGCCACAGCTGATCCTCCAGACGACCTGACCGTGCTTCTCCATCTGAACTCCCCAAAGAGCCCAGACCTCTACGTCATCGG tcTGCAGGAGGTGTACTCGGGGCCTTTGAGGTTTGTGTCAGACAGTGTATTCGATGACCCGTGGAGTCATCTGTTTATGACCACCTTGGGACCACGGAAATACATTAAG gtgtcaTCCATCAGAATGCAgggtctgctgctgctcttcttctcCAAGCTGGACCACGTCCCCTTCATCAGAGACATCCAGgccacatacacacgcacaggCATTTTCGGTTACTGG GGTAACAAAGGTGGCGTGTCCATCCGTCTGTCTTTCTACGGCCACATGCTGTGTTTCCTCAACTGTCACCTGGCTGCACACATGAAATACGCCACAGAGAGAGTGGACGAGTTCGAGTACATCCTGGACACACAGACCTTTGACTGTAAGAAGGCTCCAACAATTGTTGACCACAG GCTGGTCTTCTGGTTTGGAGATCTTAACTTCAGAATTCAGGACCACGGCATGCACTTTGTCCGCTCCTGTATCAACAACCAAACGTTCAGCCTGCTGTGGAGCAAAGACCAG TTGACCATGATGAAGAAGAAAGAACAGCTGCTCCAGGAGTTTGAAGAAGGACCTCTGGACTTTCAACCCACGTACAAGTTTGACTTGAACTCCAACACTTATGACAGCAG CGGGAAGAAGCGTAAACCCGCCTGGACCGACAGGATTCTGTGGCGGCTCCGACCCAAAGCCCTGCCCCCTGACGAGCCAGATGACGGTGGGGTCGGACCAGATGTGAAGAAGGCCGTGCAtgtggaggaggatgaggagtaCCCTCTGAAGGTCAGGCAGGAGTTGTACACCAGCAACATGGAGTACAGCATCAGTGATCACAAACCTGTCGTCAGCATCTTCACGCTGGAG CTGAGGAAGATGATCGAGACTCCTCTGGTGCGTCTGCAGGCGGAGGGCGACTGGAGCGCAGACATTGACGCCATGGTTATCTACAGCCCTCTGCAGCCGTTCCCCTCCAGCACATGGGACTGGATCGGACTCTATAAG GTTGGATTCACCAGTGTGTCGGACTACATCACCTACACGTGGGTCAAAGACGACGAAGTGGCCTTTAATGAAGAAGTCATACAG gtgTATGTTAGTAAAGAGGAAATCCCTGTGCGGGGAGGAGAGTGTGTGCTGTGCTACTTCAGTAGTACTCTGCAGTGCATCATTGGAATCAGTGATCCATTCAAG GTCCATGAGTCTAAGGTAGCCAGTGAGGAAGGCCTGGAGCCGGAGAAGATCAACGGACTCAACCAAACCGTAGCCAGCGACGACTTTTGGAACTGA
- the xaf1 gene encoding XIAP-associated factor 1: MENKEETRTCGQCHKEVAEANFALHETHCKRFLCPCPDCGESVHRELLDKHREEEHTQVRCSKCNKKMEHRHLKDHESDECVERLQSCQFCELELPHKELDEHSLACGSRTERCLECGRYVTLKDQAEHELTCSAADDDSAAPQTSSKPPSNERITVMCNRCMKSIPAEDLEDHELECFPTTRLDDEEAAPEEEESDDEDDFYSVGETTWLSSTFKANSLSDKPSRGPWGDEGDPDQISTCPHCHLALPNFTLRWHTVKCQIHILLK; encoded by the exons ATGGAGAACAAGGAGGAGACACGCACCTGCGGCCAGTG CCACAAAGAGGTCGCAGAGGCCAACTTCGCTCTGCACGAAACGCACTGCAAGCGCTTCTTGTGTCCCTGTCCTGACTGTGGTGAATCAGTTCACAGAGAGCTACTggacaaacacagagaggaagagcacacgcag GTGAGATGCTCCAAGTGTAACAAGAAGATGGAGCATCGTCACCTCAAGGATCATGAG TCTGACGAGTGTGTGGAGCGTCTGCAGAGCTGTCAGTTCTGCGAGCTAGAGCTGCCGCACAAGGAGCTGGACGAACACAGTCTGGCCTGTGGGAGTCGCACTGAACGCTGCTTGGAATGCGGCCGCTACGTCACCCTGAAGGACCAGGCCGAGCACGAACTGACCTGCTCAGCTGCTGACGACGACTCAGCTGCTCCTCAGACTAGCAGCAAGCCGCCATCAAACGAGA GAATAACAGTGATGTGTAACAGATGTATGAAATCAATTCCAGCTGAGGATTTAGAAGATCACGAG CTGGAGTGTTTTCCAACAACCAGGCTGGACGATGAAGAGGCTGcaccagaggaggaagagagcgACGATGAGGATGACTTCTACAGTGTGGGGGAAACTACTTGGCTAAGCAGCACCTTTAAGGCAAACTCCCTGTCAGACAAACCCAGCAGAGGTCCCTGGGGTGATGAAGGTGACCCAGACCAGATCAGCACCTGCCCCCACTGTCACCTGGCCCTGCCTAACTTCACACTACGCTGGCACACG gtGAAGTGCCAAATCCACATTCTCTTGAAATAA
- the LOC117260060 gene encoding inositol polyphosphate 5-phosphatase K isoform X1, whose protein sequence is MMEENEKQSDLSVMEGNNDGDSFRLHMVTWNVATADPPDDLTVLLHLNSPKSPDLYVIGLQEVYSGPLRFVSDSVFDDPWSHLFMTTLGPRKYIKVSSIRMQGLLLLFFSKLDHVPFIRDIQATYTRTGIFGYWGNKGGVSIRLSFYGHMLCFLNCHLAAHMKYATERVDEFEYILDTQTFDCKKAPTIVDHRLVFWFGDLNFRIQDHGMHFVRSCINNQTFSLLWSKDQLTMMKKKEQLLQEFEEGPLDFQPTYKFDLNSNTYDSRVYRTWFGFNGKKRKPAWTDRILWRLRPKALPPDEPDDGGVGPDVKKAVHVEEDEEYPLKVRQELYTSNMEYSISDHKPVVSIFTLELRKMIETPLVRLQAEGDWSADIDAMVIYSPLQPFPSSTWDWIGLYKVGFTSVSDYITYTWVKDDEVAFNEEVIQVYVSKEEIPVRGGECVLCYFSSTLQCIIGISDPFKVHESKVASEEGLEPEKINGLNQTVASDDFWN, encoded by the exons ATGATGGAGGAGAATGAGAAGCAGTCAGACCTCAGTGTGATGGAGGGGAACAACGATGGAGACAGCTTCAG GCTTCACATGGTGACGTGGAACGTGGCCACAGCTGATCCTCCAGACGACCTGACCGTGCTTCTCCATCTGAACTCCCCAAAGAGCCCAGACCTCTACGTCATCGG tcTGCAGGAGGTGTACTCGGGGCCTTTGAGGTTTGTGTCAGACAGTGTATTCGATGACCCGTGGAGTCATCTGTTTATGACCACCTTGGGACCACGGAAATACATTAAG gtgtcaTCCATCAGAATGCAgggtctgctgctgctcttcttctcCAAGCTGGACCACGTCCCCTTCATCAGAGACATCCAGgccacatacacacgcacaggCATTTTCGGTTACTGG GGTAACAAAGGTGGCGTGTCCATCCGTCTGTCTTTCTACGGCCACATGCTGTGTTTCCTCAACTGTCACCTGGCTGCACACATGAAATACGCCACAGAGAGAGTGGACGAGTTCGAGTACATCCTGGACACACAGACCTTTGACTGTAAGAAGGCTCCAACAATTGTTGACCACAG GCTGGTCTTCTGGTTTGGAGATCTTAACTTCAGAATTCAGGACCACGGCATGCACTTTGTCCGCTCCTGTATCAACAACCAAACGTTCAGCCTGCTGTGGAGCAAAGACCAG TTGACCATGATGAAGAAGAAAGAACAGCTGCTCCAGGAGTTTGAAGAAGGACCTCTGGACTTTCAACCCACGTACAAGTTTGACTTGAACTCCAACACTTATGACAGCAG GGTCTACAGGACTTGGTTTGGCTTTAA CGGGAAGAAGCGTAAACCCGCCTGGACCGACAGGATTCTGTGGCGGCTCCGACCCAAAGCCCTGCCCCCTGACGAGCCAGATGACGGTGGGGTCGGACCAGATGTGAAGAAGGCCGTGCAtgtggaggaggatgaggagtaCCCTCTGAAGGTCAGGCAGGAGTTGTACACCAGCAACATGGAGTACAGCATCAGTGATCACAAACCTGTCGTCAGCATCTTCACGCTGGAG CTGAGGAAGATGATCGAGACTCCTCTGGTGCGTCTGCAGGCGGAGGGCGACTGGAGCGCAGACATTGACGCCATGGTTATCTACAGCCCTCTGCAGCCGTTCCCCTCCAGCACATGGGACTGGATCGGACTCTATAAG GTTGGATTCACCAGTGTGTCGGACTACATCACCTACACGTGGGTCAAAGACGACGAAGTGGCCTTTAATGAAGAAGTCATACAG gtgTATGTTAGTAAAGAGGAAATCCCTGTGCGGGGAGGAGAGTGTGTGCTGTGCTACTTCAGTAGTACTCTGCAGTGCATCATTGGAATCAGTGATCCATTCAAG GTCCATGAGTCTAAGGTAGCCAGTGAGGAAGGCCTGGAGCCGGAGAAGATCAACGGACTCAACCAAACCGTAGCCAGCGACGACTTTTGGAACTGA